From one Rattus norvegicus strain BN/NHsdMcwi chromosome 7, GRCr8, whole genome shotgun sequence genomic stretch:
- the LOC134479798 gene encoding sentrin-specific protease 2-like, which translates to MIVWLTNTVTCQSESCAIAESQQVSKGHPRGPCRWQLGKQQGRVYCEHSGRGQKRKYQAEGKKAWQHEEPILPLKRLKPQQWEIELGVEKPGQGLIQNPQEEVPFHQKTPEFTKGPEEQAVTETKSVDGGNGPKGPYSNIEGYVQKHLNGMYPSLLGNCQPWGSVSSDSQNAFQDPMDSSKDIKGCVDAQIHASQTPQICENRVSNGILPKQMPIADAKEKASQDQKQSTGLDHGPLVTADMQKEISSALGPGPQDQVLSCAFNMTITRADMRTLSDSAWLNDNVINFYMNLLVDRNQTQGYPALYAFNTFFYTKLKSGGYRSVRRWTKAVNLFAKELILVPVHLDVHWSLVVTDLREKSIVYLDSMGHKRPDVLELIFHYLQDESKARRHVDLNPSEWKQYSMPTEKIPQQGNDRDCGVFTCKYADYISRGRPITFSQQHMPLFRKRMVWEILHQSLL; encoded by the coding sequence ATGATTGTCTGGCTGACAAACACTGTGACTTGCCAATCAGAAAGCTGTGCCATAGCAGAGAGCCAACAGGTGAGCAAAGGCCATCCACGTGGCCCCTGTAGATGGCAACTGGGCAAGCAGCAAGGGAGAGTGTACTGTGAACATTCAggaagaggccaaaagaggaagTACCAGGCAGAAGGTAAAAAGGCTTGGCAGCATGAAGAGCCCATCCTACCTCTGAAGAGGCTGAAACCACAGCAGTGGGAAATAGAGCTTGGGGTTGAAAAGCCAGGCCAGGGTCTGATACAGAACCCCCAAGAAGAGGTTCCATTCCACCAAAAGACCCCAGAGTTCACCAAAGGCCCCGAGGAACAGGCTGTGACTGAGACAAAGTCTGTGGATGGAGGTAATGGACCAAAGGGTCCCTACAGCAACATAGAGGGATATGTTCAGAAACACCTCAATGGAATGTACCCAAGCTTGTTGGGAAACTGTCAACCCTGGGGCTCTGTGAGCTCAGACTCTCAGAATGCTTTCCAGGACCCAATGGACTCCTCAAAGGACATCAAAGGCTGTGTGGATGCACAGATTCATGCTTCTCAAACACCTCAAATCTGTGAAAACAGAGTCAGCAATGGCATTCTCCCCAAACAAATGCCAATAGCTGACGCCAAAGAAAAGGCTTCTCAAGACCAAAAGCAGAGCACAGGGCTGGACCATGGCCCTCTGGTCACAGCGGACATGCAAAAGGAAATCAGTAGCGCACTTGGCCCAGGGCCACAAGACCAGGTCTTGAGCTGTGCCTTCAATATGACCATCACTCGAGCAGACATGCGCACCCTGAGTGACAGCGCGTGGCTCAATGACAACGTCATTAATTTTTACATGAATCTTCTCGTGGACAGAAATCAGACTCAAGGATACCCTGCCCTTTATGCATTTAACACCTTCTTTTACACCAAGCTAAAGAGTGGGGGCTACAGATCAGTCCGAAGATGGACCAAGGCAGTAAACCTCTTTGCAAAGGAACTGATTCTGGTGCCGGTTCACCTGGATGTGCACTGGAGCCTGGTGGTGACAGACCTAAGAGAGAAGAGTATTGTCTACCTGGATTCCATGGGACATAAGAGACCAGATGTCCTTGAGCTGATCTTCCACTATCTGCAGGATGAGAGCAAAGCCAGAAGGCATGTGGATCTGAACCCTTCGGAATGGAAACAGTACAGCATGCCAACAGAGAAGATTCCTCAGCAGGGGAATGACAGGGACTGCGGTGTGTTTACCTGCAAATACGCAGATTACATCTCCAGAGGCCGCCCCATCACCTTCTCTCAGCAGCACATGCCCCTGTTTAGGAAGAGGATGGTGTGGGAAATCCTGCACCAGAGCCTCCTGTAG